The following proteins are co-located in the Silene latifolia isolate original U9 population chromosome 1, ASM4854445v1, whole genome shotgun sequence genome:
- the LOC141614628 gene encoding uncharacterized protein LOC141614628 has protein sequence MASWSTEDILRDKNITDPSSITTLSLTHKPLSNVSPLRPFINLERLDLSFNNLSSLQGLEVCVKLKWLSVQQNKLDSLKGIESLTNLTVCNAGKNKIRSMDEVKNLVKLCALILNDNEISSISGLDQLSELNTLVLSRNPISKMGNAFAKLKSIVKISLSNCQLEAIDTSIKACTELEQLRLSHNDITTLPEELSHNKKLQILDIGNNMLSRWSDIEALSSLRNLKNLNVLGNPIAEKAKLLKKINKLAPSLQILNSKRIETLKDAQKNKKVEHERNDVEPLKKKKDIGERLMENTKAHNLPEEKGDSLKKQKYSKDHAANEGANMELNEENQINKGKKKKNQVEKEVPVQETDKTKTEKKAKRNAEKAGIDDVIDDKERSFMELLDYNTPENMNADDGKRKNRSVENVNSTGAVVTFPAKNKKAKGAGLSAFEFIDPAPDVGLGGPSAWDV, from the exons ATGGCGTCATGGAGCACAGAAGACATTCTCAGAGACAAGAACATAACTGATCCAAGCTCCATAACCACACTTTCTCTAACCCATAAACCTCTCTCTAATGTCTCTCCTTTACGCCCTTTCATTAACCTTGAAAGACTTGATCTTTCCTTCAATAATCTTTCATCTCTTCag GGATTGGAGGTGTGCGTCAAGTTGAAGTGGTTATCTGTGCAACAGAACAAGCTTGATTCTCTGAAAGGCATTGAATCCCTCACTAATCTTACT GTGTGTAATGCTGGGAAAAATAAGATCAGATCAATGGATGAGGTTAAGAATTTGGTTAAATTGTGTGCCTTGATATTAAATG ATAATGAGATTTCCTCGATTTCCGGGCTTGATCAACTTTCCGAGTTGAACACTCTTG TTCTATCAAGGAATCCGATAAGTAAGATGGGTAATGCATTTGCTAAGCTGAAATCAATTGTAAAG ATTTCACTCTCCAACTGCCAGTTAGAAGCGATTGACACATCAATCAAGGCGTGCACTGAACTAGAACAACTACGTCTATCTCACAATGATATTACG ACGCTACCAGAAGAACTGAGTCACAATAAGAAACTTCAAATTTTGGACATCGGAAATAACATGCTTTCTAGGTGGTCTGATATAGAG GCACTTTCTTCATTACGGAATCTGAAAAACCTGAATGTACTTGGCAACCCCATAGCTGAGAAGGCAAAACTTCTTAAGAAG ATCAACAAGCTAGCTCCTAGTTTGCAAATACTTAATTCGAAAAGAATAGAAACGCTGAAAGATGCTCAAAAGAATAAGAAGGTCGAGCATGAGCGGAATGATGTTGAACCCCTAAAGAAAAAGAAGGATATTGGCGAGAGATTAATGGAGAACACTAAAGCCCACAATTTACCAGAAGAAAAGGGAGACTCCTTAAAAAAGCAGAAGTATTCGAAAGATCATGCAGCAAACGAAGGTGCTAACATGGAGCTCAATGAGGAGAATCAAATAAAcaagggaaagaagaaaaagaaccaGGTCGAGAAAGAAGTGCCAGTGCAAGAAACTGATAAAACTAAAACAGAGAAGAAGGCGAAGAGAAACGCAGAGAAAGCTGGGATTGATGATGTTATCGATGATAAGGAAAGATCTTTTATGGAACTTTTAGATTACAATACCCCGGAGAACATGAATGCTGATGATGGAAAAAGGAAAAACCGCTCTGTAGAGAACGTGAATTCGACAGGTGCTGTGGTAACTTTCCCGGCAAAGAATAAGAAAGCTAAGGGAGCTGGACTTTCTGCCTTTGAATTTATCGATCCAGCTCCAGATGTTGGGTTGGGTGGCCCGTCAGCATGGGATGTGTGA
- the LOC141614635 gene encoding uncharacterized protein At5g41620-like isoform X2, producing the protein MPRFYEEKITRSGHCRIRKRVSSNSSNSSSIVKNYKFNKRVVLLGKRVNKNNYCSTSGTPVLPTWKVIMAAGSKSPMQKMCNFEDGSNNNYHNNNNNYHGNNNNYGNGNNKGKEALSARKLAASLWEINGMHSPNGVKKDDIFEEKRGRKSSEKLHQQHLMLDQFPHRSPVCEMVGSKVGSHRRRSSATSQKLQITEYMAGGLQPIEVSNRVPGENNLNVETRLKDVNNSLIASKELVKVLFRIMSHEEEQSSRLTLVSALRVELDRARLQVDQLIHEKRFDCDQMEMILKEFAEEKAAWKSRERRKIKEAVSSLTREIEIERKLRRQAERLNKKLGAELADTRDHFGRAMKELDGERRAREILEQTCDELARGIGEERIEVEELKKESEKAREEVEKERQMLQLADVLREERVQMKLEEARYEFEEKNAALERLKTELGIYSKSESNIENGLVDEERKNEQSDGECDSSDSELHSIELNMDNSNKCYKWSFVQNETGQADSRRDSVDEVFKGRRSLSEKIQWESICLQRDTSNGIEWDFTAANLKVKEKSEVCENGDSNEKTEEFKRYNPVKSQRLPSFQGVASPTMSTGSTSRLREACSAILQDLAARREHLEGQCLGSKR; encoded by the exons ATGCCAAGATTTTATGAGGAAAAAATCACAAGAAGTGGGCATTGTAGAATAAGGAAAAGGGTATCTTCAAATTCATCAAATTCTTCTTCAATAGTGAAAAATTATAAGTTTAATAAAAGGGTAGTTTTGTTGGGTAAAAGGGTAAATAAAAATAATTACTGTTCTACTAGTGGTACACCAGTTTTACCTACTTGGAAGGTAATTATGGCTGCAGGTTCAAAGTCTCCTATGCAAAAAATGTGTAATTTTGAAGATGGTAGTAATAATAAttaccataataataataataattaccatggtaataataataattatggtAATGGTAATAATAAAGGGAAGGAAGCACTTTCAGCAAGGAAATTAGCAGCAAGTTTGTGGGAAATTAATGGTATGCATTCACCTAATGGGGTAAAAAAAGATGAtatttttgaagaaaaaagagGAAGGAAAAGCTCTGAAAAATTACATCAACAACATTTGATGTTAGATCAATTTCCTCATCGTAGTCCTGTTTGTGAG ATGGTTGGATCAAAAGTGGGAAGTCACAGAAGAAGATCTTCAGCAACTTCACAAAAGCTTCAGATCACAGAGTATATGGCAGGTGGGCTACAACCTATAGAG GTTTCGAACCGTGTTCCGGGAGAGAACAATCTGAATGTCGAAACCCGGTTAAAGGATGTTAATAACAGTCTGATTGCTTCAAAAGAGCTTGTAAAGGTTTTGTTTCGGATTATGTCGCATGAGGAGGAGCAATCGTCGAGGCTGACTTTAGTCTCGGCTTTAAGGGTCGAGCTGGATCGTGCCAGGCTGCAAGTAGATCAGTTGATTCACGAGAAGCGGTTTGATTGTGATCAAATGGAAATGATTTTGAAGGAGTTTGCTGAGGAAAAGGCGGCTTGGAAGAGTAGAGAAAGGCGTAAGATTAAGGAGGCTGTTTCGTCTTTGACGAGGGAGATTGAGATTGAGAGGAAGTTGAGGAGGCAAGCGGAGAGACTGAATAAGAAACTTGGGGCGGAGTTGGCTGATACTAGGGATCATTTTGGAAGGGCAATGAAAGAGCTTGATGGAGAGCGAAGGGCGAGGGAGATATTGGAGCAAACTTGTGACGAGTTAGCGAGAGGTATAGGGGAGGAGAGGATTGAAGTTGAGGAACTTAAGAAAGAGTCGGAAAAAGCACGGGAAGAGGTTGAGAAAGAACGACAAATGCTTCAATTGGCCGATGTGTTACGTGAGGAGAGAGTTCAAATGAAGCTTGAAGAAGCTCGGTATGAATTTGAGGAGAAAAACGCGGCTTTAGAGAGGTTAAAAACCGAGCTTGGGATTTACTCGAAAAGTGAATCCAATATAGAAAACGGATTAGTTGATGAAGAACGGAAAAATGAACAAAGTGATGGTGAATGTGACTCCAGCGACAGCGAGCTGCATTCAATCGAGTTAAACATGGACAATAGCAACAAATGCTATAAGTGGAGCTTCGTGCAGAATGAAACGGGTCAGGCTGATTCAAGACGGGATTCAGTAGACGAAGTATTCAAGGGACGGAGATCACTTTCGGAAAAAATTCAATGGGAAAGCATATGCTTACAGAGAGACACTTCAAATGGCATAGAATGGGACTTCACTGCTGCAAACCTGAAGGTTAAGGAAAAGTCGGAAGTTTGTGAAAATGGCGACAGCAATGAAAAAACCGAGGAATTCAAGAGATATAATCCTGTCAAATCTCAGAGGCTACCATCCTTTCAAGGTGTTGCTAGCCCTACAATGTCTACTGGTAGCACGTCCCGCTTAAGGGAGGCTTGTAGCGCGATTTTGCAGGATTTAGCAGCAAGAAGAGAGCATCTTGAAGGGCAATGTTTAGGAAGCAAGAGATGA
- the LOC141614635 gene encoding uncharacterized protein At5g41620-like isoform X1, translated as MPRFYEEKITRSGHCRIRKRVSSNSSNSSSIVKNYKFNKRVVLLGKRVNKNNYCSTSGTPVLPTWKVIMAAGSKSPMQKMCNFEDGSNNNYHNNNNNYHGNNNNYGNGNNKGKEALSARKLAASLWEINGMHSPNGVKKDDIFEEKRGRKSSEKLHQQHLMLDQFPHRSPVCEKMVGSKVGSHRRRSSATSQKLQITEYMAGGLQPIEVSNRVPGENNLNVETRLKDVNNSLIASKELVKVLFRIMSHEEEQSSRLTLVSALRVELDRARLQVDQLIHEKRFDCDQMEMILKEFAEEKAAWKSRERRKIKEAVSSLTREIEIERKLRRQAERLNKKLGAELADTRDHFGRAMKELDGERRAREILEQTCDELARGIGEERIEVEELKKESEKAREEVEKERQMLQLADVLREERVQMKLEEARYEFEEKNAALERLKTELGIYSKSESNIENGLVDEERKNEQSDGECDSSDSELHSIELNMDNSNKCYKWSFVQNETGQADSRRDSVDEVFKGRRSLSEKIQWESICLQRDTSNGIEWDFTAANLKVKEKSEVCENGDSNEKTEEFKRYNPVKSQRLPSFQGVASPTMSTGSTSRLREACSAILQDLAARREHLEGQCLGSKR; from the exons ATGCCAAGATTTTATGAGGAAAAAATCACAAGAAGTGGGCATTGTAGAATAAGGAAAAGGGTATCTTCAAATTCATCAAATTCTTCTTCAATAGTGAAAAATTATAAGTTTAATAAAAGGGTAGTTTTGTTGGGTAAAAGGGTAAATAAAAATAATTACTGTTCTACTAGTGGTACACCAGTTTTACCTACTTGGAAGGTAATTATGGCTGCAGGTTCAAAGTCTCCTATGCAAAAAATGTGTAATTTTGAAGATGGTAGTAATAATAAttaccataataataataataattaccatggtaataataataattatggtAATGGTAATAATAAAGGGAAGGAAGCACTTTCAGCAAGGAAATTAGCAGCAAGTTTGTGGGAAATTAATGGTATGCATTCACCTAATGGGGTAAAAAAAGATGAtatttttgaagaaaaaagagGAAGGAAAAGCTCTGAAAAATTACATCAACAACATTTGATGTTAGATCAATTTCCTCATCGTAGTCCTGTTTGTGAG AAGATGGTTGGATCAAAAGTGGGAAGTCACAGAAGAAGATCTTCAGCAACTTCACAAAAGCTTCAGATCACAGAGTATATGGCAGGTGGGCTACAACCTATAGAG GTTTCGAACCGTGTTCCGGGAGAGAACAATCTGAATGTCGAAACCCGGTTAAAGGATGTTAATAACAGTCTGATTGCTTCAAAAGAGCTTGTAAAGGTTTTGTTTCGGATTATGTCGCATGAGGAGGAGCAATCGTCGAGGCTGACTTTAGTCTCGGCTTTAAGGGTCGAGCTGGATCGTGCCAGGCTGCAAGTAGATCAGTTGATTCACGAGAAGCGGTTTGATTGTGATCAAATGGAAATGATTTTGAAGGAGTTTGCTGAGGAAAAGGCGGCTTGGAAGAGTAGAGAAAGGCGTAAGATTAAGGAGGCTGTTTCGTCTTTGACGAGGGAGATTGAGATTGAGAGGAAGTTGAGGAGGCAAGCGGAGAGACTGAATAAGAAACTTGGGGCGGAGTTGGCTGATACTAGGGATCATTTTGGAAGGGCAATGAAAGAGCTTGATGGAGAGCGAAGGGCGAGGGAGATATTGGAGCAAACTTGTGACGAGTTAGCGAGAGGTATAGGGGAGGAGAGGATTGAAGTTGAGGAACTTAAGAAAGAGTCGGAAAAAGCACGGGAAGAGGTTGAGAAAGAACGACAAATGCTTCAATTGGCCGATGTGTTACGTGAGGAGAGAGTTCAAATGAAGCTTGAAGAAGCTCGGTATGAATTTGAGGAGAAAAACGCGGCTTTAGAGAGGTTAAAAACCGAGCTTGGGATTTACTCGAAAAGTGAATCCAATATAGAAAACGGATTAGTTGATGAAGAACGGAAAAATGAACAAAGTGATGGTGAATGTGACTCCAGCGACAGCGAGCTGCATTCAATCGAGTTAAACATGGACAATAGCAACAAATGCTATAAGTGGAGCTTCGTGCAGAATGAAACGGGTCAGGCTGATTCAAGACGGGATTCAGTAGACGAAGTATTCAAGGGACGGAGATCACTTTCGGAAAAAATTCAATGGGAAAGCATATGCTTACAGAGAGACACTTCAAATGGCATAGAATGGGACTTCACTGCTGCAAACCTGAAGGTTAAGGAAAAGTCGGAAGTTTGTGAAAATGGCGACAGCAATGAAAAAACCGAGGAATTCAAGAGATATAATCCTGTCAAATCTCAGAGGCTACCATCCTTTCAAGGTGTTGCTAGCCCTACAATGTCTACTGGTAGCACGTCCCGCTTAAGGGAGGCTTGTAGCGCGATTTTGCAGGATTTAGCAGCAAGAAGAGAGCATCTTGAAGGGCAATGTTTAGGAAGCAAGAGATGA